A region of the Syntrophales bacterium genome:
GCGCCATCTCATCGGTCAACCAGACCGGCATCGCCGCGGCGCCGCTTTCCCTGGCTTCCTTCAGTTTCGCCAGTCCCTGCTCATTCAGATGAACGGCCGGATAAACCGCCACAGGCTGCAGGATGAAGCCCCCCCCGTCAGCAACCGACAGATCCAGACACGCGCCCGCAACGAGCCCCAACTGCCTCCGCAGGGAGGCGGGAAGGTTGATACTTCCCCTTTTGTCCACCGTGATCAACATGTTTTCACATCCGTTTTCTAATCCGGTAGGGTTGATTCCCCGCCGATGGTTTCCTCATACCCTATTCATGTCATTATGTCAATATGTCAAACTATTTTGTTACCGCATTTCCCCGACCGTTTCTACCCAACCGGCGGCCAGATCATATTGCGGCACAAAACCCAGTTCATCGCGAATTCGCCGGCTATCCACAGCGATGTCTTCAGTGTACTTGTCTATGGTTGCCCTTGTAACAGGCGCCTGAAGACCAAACAAATGCGCACCATCTTCCATCAACCC
Encoded here:
- a CDS encoding AbrB/MazE/SpoVT family DNA-binding domain-containing protein, coding for MLITVDKRGSINLPASLRRQLGLVAGACLDLSVADGGGFILQPVAVYPAVHLNEQGLAKLKEARESGAAAMPVWLTDEMAHAETDPE